One window from the genome of Anaerococcus sp. Marseille-Q7828 encodes:
- a CDS encoding VOC family protein, whose amino-acid sequence MIDHITLQVSNLDKSKKFYEEILNEIGLAKVADDEYGVAFGKEDSNTAPELWLDKGNPNKTHIAFRVNSEEEVKNFYKKAIELGASDNGGPGIREKYAPNYYAAFFHDFDGNNIEAVYYK is encoded by the coding sequence ATGATAGATCATATAACACTACAAGTTTCAAACTTAGATAAATCAAAGAAATTTTACGAAGAAATTTTAAATGAAATTGGATTAGCTAAAGTAGCAGATGATGAATATGGGGTTGCTTTTGGCAAAGAAGATTCTAACACAGCACCTGAGTTATGGCTTGATAAAGGCAACCCCAACAAAACCCATATAGCTTTTAGAGTTAACAGTGAAGAAGAAGTTAAAAACTTCTACAAGAAGGCTATTGAACTAGGTGCAAGTGACAACGGTGGTCCAGGCATACGCGAAAAATACGCTCCAAACTACTACGCAGCATTTTTCCACGACTTTGATGGAAATAATATAGAGGCTGTATATTACAAGTAA
- the holA gene encoding DNA polymerase III subunit delta → MNYKEFMENLIEDKAKGIYLFDSKEDYLNTTIIDFAKEKVSFADFNLIELKGNVDFEDMKNAYETYPVMEDRKYIIWKDIDLSKNSLKEYEDLLTNLTGDIKNFPEYTTFLIFSDSSPFKGKFYKEVKKYGNIVTIDRLNKSELENFIGKRFVKAGKKIKKSMLAEIVQRFSYLDRDSDLDLFDIVNTVDKIIASSEDEIVKEKDVYDQLDQILNLNIFNLTDAISRKDLKLASTTYLNMVTRDEDLFMIFHMIIRQFRNIIGIKTLFTNNKNDAYIMKSIGISPYELRKVRGFINNFTYEELFDIHSRLFDMEVRQKSTDFDMKIELLLLIQKICK, encoded by the coding sequence ATGAATTACAAAGAATTTATGGAAAATTTGATAGAAGATAAGGCAAAAGGAATCTACTTATTTGATTCTAAGGAAGATTATCTAAATACAACCATAATAGATTTTGCAAAGGAAAAAGTATCATTTGCTGACTTTAATCTAATAGAACTAAAGGGCAATGTAGATTTTGAGGATATGAAAAATGCCTATGAGACCTATCCTGTTATGGAAGATAGGAAATATATCATATGGAAAGATATAGATTTATCCAAAAATTCCCTCAAGGAATACGAAGATCTCCTTACAAATTTGACAGGTGATATAAAAAACTTCCCAGAATACACTACATTTCTAATATTTTCTGACTCTAGTCCCTTTAAAGGGAAATTTTACAAGGAAGTTAAAAAATACGGCAATATCGTAACAATTGATAGGCTAAATAAAAGTGAGCTTGAGAATTTTATAGGCAAGAGATTTGTCAAAGCCGGCAAGAAAATAAAAAAATCAATGCTTGCAGAAATAGTCCAAAGATTTTCCTACCTAGATAGGGATAGTGACCTTGATCTATTTGATATAGTAAATACAGTAGATAAAATCATAGCAAGTTCTGAAGATGAGATTGTAAAAGAAAAAGATGTCTACGACCAACTAGATCAGATTTTAAATCTAAACATATTTAACTTAACCGATGCCATATCAAGGAAAGATTTGAAATTAGCATCTACCACCTATCTAAATATGGTAACAAGGGATGAAGATTTGTTTATGATCTTTCATATGATTATTAGGCAATTTAGAAATATTATTGGAATCAAGACTTTATTTACTAATAATAAAAATGACGCTTATATTATGAAAAGCATAGGTATAAGTCCATATGAGCTTAGGAAGGTCAGGGGATTTATAAATAATTTTACATACGAAGAGCTTTTTGACATCCACTCTAGGCTTTTTGATATGGAAGTAAGGCAAAAATCGACAGATTTTGATATGAAAATAGAATTATTGCTTCTAATTCAGAAGATTTGCAAATAA
- the lepB gene encoding signal peptidase I produces the protein MTEEKIYVPNDSGDDNKKNKNEESLTDIILDWIKTIAIALLIATVIKMFLIDATKVAGFSMQNTLYHDDMLLVDKIGPRFKDYHRGNIVILKAPDDLNKLYVKRVIGVPGDTIELKDEKVYLNGNELDETYISVDYTLPEADGTFWTLGEDEYFVMGDNREEGASNDSRNFGPVMKNDIVGHAFLRFYPFDDFGKIDSNPYGNETN, from the coding sequence ATGACTGAAGAAAAAATCTATGTCCCAAATGACAGTGGGGACGATAATAAAAAAAATAAGAATGAGGAAAGTTTAACTGACATAATCTTAGATTGGATCAAGACCATAGCTATAGCTTTGTTGATAGCTACTGTAATAAAGATGTTCTTGATTGATGCTACTAAGGTGGCTGGCTTTTCTATGCAAAATACCCTCTACCATGATGATATGCTTTTGGTAGATAAGATTGGACCTCGTTTTAAGGATTACCATAGGGGAAATATTGTAATCCTAAAGGCTCCTGATGATCTTAATAAACTTTATGTTAAAAGAGTTATTGGTGTACCTGGGGATACTATAGAACTTAAAGACGAGAAAGTCTACCTAAATGGCAATGAGCTTGACGAAACATATATTTCTGTTGACTACACTTTGCCAGAGGCTGATGGAACTTTTTGGACACTCGGCGAAGATGAGTATTTTGTAATGGGAGATAATAGGGAAGAAGGAGCTAGCAATGATTCTAGAAACTTTGGACCTGTTATGAAAAATGATATAGTAGGCCATGCATTTTTGAGATTTTATCCTTTTGATGACTTTGGTAAAATAGATAGTAATCCATATGGAAATGAGACTAATTAG
- a CDS encoding 3-hydroxyacyl-CoA dehydrogenase, which produces MAIKNVTVAGGGVLGAQIAYAIAFHGFDVTLWGRSEGSIERMKPRLAKINEIYAQELKLAPAYIGAENPNYPRSFFNDKSEITEERIEELKKVNENAYKGLKFLTNLEEAVKDADLVIETIAEIPDEKTEFYKKLAPYLKEDAILVTNSSTLLPSSFKEFTGREEKYLSLHFANDIHRQNIAEIMRHDTTSDEATEIVTQFAKDIGMYPAVLNKEQPGYILNSLLGPFLGAGLRLYGAEVADYDDIDMDWKISTGSPMGPFEIIDMVGLTTIINVVKMSPDALDPETDIGKALVKLEQMAEKGLLGRETGEGFYKYK; this is translated from the coding sequence ATGGCTATAAAAAATGTTACAGTAGCAGGTGGTGGCGTGCTTGGTGCACAAATTGCATATGCTATTGCTTTTCACGGATTTGACGTAACTTTATGGGGCAGAAGTGAGGGTTCCATAGAGAGAATGAAACCAAGACTTGCAAAAATTAATGAAATTTATGCCCAAGAACTAAAATTAGCCCCAGCATATATTGGTGCAGAAAATCCAAATTATCCAAGATCTTTTTTTAATGATAAAAGTGAAATAACAGAAGAAAGAATCGAAGAACTTAAAAAAGTAAATGAAAATGCATATAAGGGACTAAAATTTTTAACAAATCTGGAAGAAGCTGTCAAAGATGCTGATCTCGTTATAGAAACAATCGCAGAAATTCCAGATGAAAAAACTGAATTTTACAAGAAATTAGCTCCATATTTAAAAGAAGATGCTATTTTAGTAACCAACTCTTCTACCTTGCTACCATCTAGTTTCAAGGAATTCACAGGAAGAGAGGAAAAATACCTATCATTGCATTTTGCTAACGATATACACAGACAAAACATTGCTGAAATCATGAGACATGATACTACAAGTGATGAAGCTACTGAAATTGTGACTCAATTTGCAAAAGATATTGGTATGTATCCAGCAGTTCTCAATAAGGAACAACCTGGATATATCCTAAATTCACTTTTAGGTCCTTTCTTAGGTGCTGGTCTAAGACTTTATGGGGCAGAAGTAGCTGATTATGATGATATAGACATGGATTGGAAAATATCTACTGGCTCACCAATGGGACCATTTGAAATTATAGATATGGTAGGACTTACAACTATTATCAACGTTGTTAAAATGAGTCCAGATGCACTTGATCCTGAAACTGATATTGGTAAAGCACTAGTAAAACTTGAGCAAATGGCTGAAAAAGGTCTGCTAGGTAGAGAAACTGGTGAAGGTTTCTATAAATATAAATAA
- the rpsT gene encoding 30S ribosomal protein S20, whose product MANIKSAQKRIETTKRDTLKNKSRKSEVKTYIRKFDEAIEAGDIDKAREIFIHVDKRMKQAEAKNVFHKNKVARTTSRLQRALNNAQ is encoded by the coding sequence ATGGCTAATATTAAATCAGCTCAAAAGAGAATTGAAACAACAAAAAGAGATACTCTTAAAAACAAATCTCGCAAATCTGAAGTTAAAACATACATCAGAAAATTTGATGAAGCAATTGAAGCTGGAGACATCGACAAAGCTCGCGAAATTTTCATTCACGTTGACAAAAGAATGAAACAAGCAGAAGCTAAAAATGTATTCCACAAAAATAAAGTAGCTAGAACAACATCTAGACTTCAAAGAGCATTAAACAACGCTCAATAA
- the lepA gene encoding translation elongation factor 4, whose amino-acid sequence MTKRKENIRNFSIIAHIDHGKSTLADRLIEKSEHISQREMTNQMLDDMDLERERGITIKLKSIKIHYKANDGKIYDLNLIDTPGHVDFNYEVSRSLKACEGAILVVDASQGVEAQTLANTYLALEQDLEILPVLNKIDLPSARVDEIKAEIESQIGLDTEGIPLVSAKTGLNIEDVLEDIVANVPAPEDHDDKPLKALIFDSYYDSYRGVICYVRVFEGVVKPGDEIKMMNTGKTYEVNTVGYTMKNRIETKELRSGDVGFIEASIKEVKDARVGDTITLADDPTEKALSGYKEVLPMVYSGIYPAEGESFDKLRDALEKLQVNDAALVFEQENSQALGVGLRSGFLGLLHMDIITQRLEREYDLNIIATAPSVIYRIKTKGNDKEIEIQNPNDFPDPATIDYIKEPITRTEIITPSDYIGQVMNLAQNRRGELIDMTYIDETRVSIKYKIPLNEVIYNFFDSLKSRTRGYASLDYELIGYQESDLVKLEILINDEVVDALSIIVHRDSAYTRGRGIVEKLKDEIPRQQFAIPIQAAIGGKIIARETVRALRKDVIAKCYGGDISRKKKLLEKQKEGKKRMRQLGSVAVPQDAFLAVLKYDDDEN is encoded by the coding sequence ATGACAAAGAGAAAAGAAAATATAAGAAATTTCTCCATCATAGCTCACATAGACCATGGTAAATCCACACTTGCTGATAGGCTGATTGAAAAATCAGAACACATATCACAAAGAGAGATGACCAACCAAATGCTAGATGACATGGATCTAGAACGTGAGCGTGGTATAACAATTAAGCTTAAGTCAATTAAGATTCACTATAAGGCTAATGATGGAAAGATTTACGATTTAAATTTAATAGATACCCCAGGACATGTGGACTTTAACTACGAGGTTTCAAGATCACTTAAGGCTTGTGAGGGTGCGATTCTTGTAGTAGATGCTAGCCAAGGGGTAGAGGCACAAACACTAGCCAATACATACCTTGCCCTAGAACAAGATTTGGAAATATTGCCAGTACTAAACAAAATTGATCTACCCTCTGCTAGAGTTGATGAAATCAAAGCAGAAATTGAAAGCCAAATTGGCTTAGATACAGAGGGCATTCCCCTAGTTTCTGCTAAAACAGGCTTAAATATTGAAGATGTTTTGGAAGATATAGTAGCAAATGTCCCAGCTCCAGAAGACCACGATGATAAGCCACTAAAGGCTCTAATATTTGATTCTTATTACGATTCCTATCGTGGAGTAATATGCTATGTCAGAGTGTTTGAAGGGGTGGTAAAACCTGGCGATGAGATAAAGATGATGAATACTGGTAAGACCTACGAGGTAAATACAGTAGGCTACACCATGAAAAATCGCATAGAGACAAAAGAACTAAGATCTGGTGATGTAGGTTTTATAGAAGCTTCTATTAAGGAAGTAAAGGATGCCAGAGTTGGCGATACCATAACCCTAGCAGATGATCCTACTGAAAAAGCTTTATCTGGCTATAAGGAAGTACTTCCTATGGTTTATTCTGGTATATATCCAGCTGAGGGGGAAAGTTTTGATAAACTTCGCGATGCCCTAGAAAAGCTTCAAGTAAATGATGCGGCCCTAGTATTTGAACAAGAAAACTCCCAAGCTCTTGGTGTAGGTTTGCGTTCAGGATTTTTGGGATTGCTCCACATGGACATCATAACCCAAAGATTAGAGCGTGAATATGACCTAAATATCATAGCAACAGCTCCATCAGTTATATATAGGATCAAAACCAAGGGCAATGATAAAGAGATAGAAATCCAAAACCCAAATGATTTCCCAGATCCTGCTACAATTGACTATATCAAAGAACCAATCACAAGGACTGAGATTATAACTCCATCTGACTATATTGGCCAAGTTATGAACCTTGCCCAAAACAGACGTGGGGAACTGATAGATATGACCTATATTGACGAGACCAGAGTTTCTATCAAATACAAAATCCCACTAAATGAGGTAATATATAACTTCTTTGATAGTTTAAAATCTAGAACACGTGGCTATGCTTCTCTTGATTATGAACTAATTGGTTATCAGGAATCAGATCTAGTAAAACTTGAAATCCTAATTAACGATGAAGTTGTAGATGCCCTATCAATCATTGTCCACAGGGATAGTGCTTATACTAGGGGTCGTGGTATAGTTGAAAAGCTCAAAGATGAGATACCACGTCAACAATTTGCAATCCCTATCCAAGCAGCCATAGGTGGCAAGATTATAGCAAGGGAAACTGTAAGGGCCCTAAGAAAAGATGTTATAGCAAAGTGCTACGGGGGAGATATATCCAGGAAGAAAAAGCTTCTTGAAAAACAAAAAGAAGGTAAAAAGCGTATGCGTCAACTCGGCAGCGTAGCAGTCCCACAAGATGCCTTCCTTGCAGTACTTAAATATGACGACGACGAGAATTAA